In Ictalurus punctatus breed USDA103 unplaced genomic scaffold, Coco_2.0 Super-Scaffold_100056, whole genome shotgun sequence, the genomic window gatgagaagataagaatgggctgattgttctgacttgtacaagcccctatgaaagagttgaccacaagggggcacactctgaacaattatttacattagcagtttgttgaagattaaataaaccacagtgagcatcagatgtctggttttaatacaaagtggactattttatgatattaccatcttgtcatttatcaaagaagagctacaaaacctgaaatttgttcatttttagacagaaaaattctgcagtgtagctGTTCTAGTGGGCTTTCACACTGGAAGTTTACTCCAAAacagagcagtttgcatgaaaagttggtaatgtgaccgtcgtaatgtgcactgggaagtgcactgcggtaccgaacccgagactacctgtagaaaGTGGTCCGAGTTCAGTTACaatggaactgtgaatgtgaattgtcccatgaatgtgaacgtaacttgtatccgggtccgcacttgttcaggaagtagagtaacctgtgctgaaggcctgttgtggtgatgacgtgtcatgacatgttttgacccaaatctgcagtaactttgaaaaagtggaagctcctctgaatattgtggagtttcttgattttgcgttaatttctgtgatcacaaaaagatgaaattctggactgacacaGAAGAACgataacagaagaatgtgactttgggttgtaccatgtattttattttattttttttcatgtagcttaattatttagtataaatgaaggcaagtgtgtgttctgttcatctctgcagtcgtgtgttccctgatagtcaatgattgctggagctctggaaatagcaggtgagattgcaggccgGAGTCCCGTCGCTGTCCAAGGAACCAAAATCAACCTCCTctactcctgagaccacagtgtaactgagagcctagactacatggtaagaatctgcttaagacatgaatagcatttttagcctcaaggtagacccatgcacacacagtatggccacaaacacaaagtagagcggtcgaaatctgagatttctcctgtgtctccaggctacttggaacatgaacatgttgcagacacaggatcttatgaagtcagcccaggcagccctggaaaagaagagtctgaaagacgtgcccttctccaagctataaaggagaagatccagggctgttgaagCTGTGGTGGAATTAAGACTTCATCATCCACATATCTTCAGTTCTTCTTGctaagtctgtttctttttagtctttttatttttagactggtcaaaagacCGATTAGTGTAAGTTAAATGAtagatgaacttttaattatttgctttattatttgcaggtgctttgtacagtaagacagggtaactaatactcaaaagcttgttttgtgtgttaacatgtacagtagatgtacATATTTCTTCTGGTCCtgtgtgactgcagaatgtagtgcaattaacacagtaaatttccttggatgctcacttttaactcgaggaggtcacagtttgcccagacatctttttttaaatccgtcaatccgtcacccacacgtcattctgggggacaaagaggaggaagctggactgataaatttatttatttatttatcattgctgttTTTCCTCAAtcgagtgcagaaagaagagaaacaacacaactgatttaaaataaaaatatagaaaacaatctaatgtaaagttctgatccggtttgctttcagcaggaaggctgtcctctttcctgttgctctttcccTTCCATTAGTCCATTTGTTGAGTCTGAATCGGTTTGATTCAtttcgagacgattcggagtcaaataattttctagtgagcGTCGAacacttccaaacgaactagactgagatgagtatttgattctcactagaaagtgattcgactctgaatcaactcgaaatgaatcagtcaaactgattcagactcgataaaaggactatgagatgtgattaagatatatattccaatgttttgctttacaattccactgtgtgtgtgtgtgcgcgcacgtgtgtttttcaggagaacgagaaactcggacacaacagtacatcctgaccattggtactgtgtacacatcaacatacacacacgtctccatgctggacatctcaggagctttcacacacagtgctaggaatatcacgggacagagaaacgcacctccaaagtgagcgagtttagtgtcaaccggtgaaatttgctgtagcgtgaacgCTTCGCCTCTGTAAGCTTCACTCTCCgtcaggttcactgtaattagacataaaatgtacataatgtttatttttcatacatttaggatttaatgttttttttttgtttttttttactctttgaggaacagaaatgatctttcgaggcagcttcttcatcactacctgctctgtttgactcaaaaatgtaacgaccggtttcaaaaagtcacgatgtcttcagttcatgtgattttactgttgaatttaaacaggaaatgtgaaatatttttgttcctttgtttcctctactgtctttttgctgtgatcttgaacacagttgtaattttttttaaataataaataaattatcgTTCTATTCtttctcactttccttgtcctaattgtcctgtatctgttcaatccgtttcatctctggtctttctgtctgtatgaacacttgtagaaatgacttgtagtccatatttttaaatgattcatgattttgaatttaaataaagatattctttaattctgtattctgtcatttaattatcattagaaatcagaagatcagattaaagccacggcttctttacctgctggagctgtaaaactttcaataaaccagtcaatagatcagctgaataaatgtagatttttatttactgattagatgtattgatggtgttgatagattatttgaatatttttattgttcttgGATAATCATTcagataaatatttttttttaaaataacttgatAAATTGTTGatgaaataaatgtagtgtaatgttctgagtcaaatatgaaaactacaaataaataaaatatatttatatctgtgtagaATTAAAAACCTCACTTAAcacaagaaattcatatcctaaatgttgcaagtgattaatctgatcattttattcagctgtttaattattactttctaaataataaacaaatgaatgttctggattcatgaggaatgtttacattttgtgtccaaactcaaaagtttaaacaaagtgtatatttatgataataaagcacaaagaacgtgaaacctcaacTTGTCTATAATCAttgatgaattaaatattaatttaaaaaaattaaattaaacaagagtaagatgaagtatatttttaattaaaatgtaattagaaaggagcacttttaaagtgtatttgatttaaaataatgataaagctgtttttttatgtatttgtatatcttatcctctatcgtgtttaagaagaagagaataatgaagctttttatgaaataatatttgggtttattttgttttattttctcctcacagactcacatttacgtcaacgtccgttacgttggtgacgtcaccgcgagcgcgagaagtcgaaGTGAAGAGCACAAAGCAGTGTTgatgttagtgttagttctggcccgtttggacccaaaccaaagtgagtttattcggttctgtgtaaccgaacccgttctgttctgtatgtgtgtagttaacggtgttaacacctgtgtttcaggtgtatcagtatgaagcaggcggtgacggcgcactgattcactctcggttcactaatgaccgaatcaccgagGAACCGACCAAAGATAACTCGCACCCGCACggagaacaacaacaagacgagaagaagtgagaaataacattttataacttttttattcagtcctgtggttcaatattaatgttaatattatacaaatatgctagcggtgctagcttttgaggaggcagtcaagttcacgcatgcgcagtgtcattaatgagcaagctaatCGAAATGAGATTAGCAGataggtcgatgttatttttgattctatttaaaacgatgaattcactctgtcaataactgcccagtctgagaatattacatgatttacttttataagtggacgtggcTGAACGACATgtagcttcactggctaattagcgctcttttactagtttaatggctgagtcatccggcttcgcgcatgcgcagtgtgggttaaggcgctatagttctcttcgtttttgttttaatgctaaagatgcattaccgccacctactggactggagtgtgggcagtcGATTGGCagaaaaaatctaataaaatggaaaaataataataataataccaaaacaatactacgaaaacaaaggaaaataaagagataaataactatatactagatATTCAGCCACAGTTCTTGTATATTTACTTACAACCACTGCATATAGACACGTGTATAACCTAATAGACCTATATAAGATATAACCCAGCACACCTATACTATAGCACTTGCATTGGAAACATACACTACCGTCAAACGTTAAAgacacattcattctttattcacCCCCCgaaaaaaatacatccaaaatagatcaaaataatttaggatattttttaatttttaggatcttcaaagtagatgccctttttccagaaatgtattcttggcatttctCACTTGAtatcttgaggaatttccctgagatgctttttaaacagtattaaaggagccTCATTTCACTGCTGACTTTGTTCCCATCTTAATTTCTTTGTgggatataatatatattttttaggaaTATGATCTGCAGATCACTGATAGGAACCAGGTTCTGCTGGTCAGTCACGTTAGGAGGTTGGGTCCTGCTGGAGCTCCTCCACCAGGACCTGTCTTACTCATCCCGGAGTTCTGCTACCTCACAGGTCTCCCTCACAGAGCGGGAGAAACACAGCGCTTAATCATTGTCTGCTTCTTATCGCACTAATTGTTGTAACTTGCTCAGGTCTGACTGATAAGATGCGCACGACTTTTAACATCATGAAGGACCTTTCCACTCACACCAGACTGACCCCAGAACAGTGGGAGAACCGCCTCAACAGATTCATCAACAACATGAGCAGGTACTGGATAAAAGCGACTGCATTATTAATTCAATTCTGCTTTTGTCTGAATAGCGCGTTTAACAGTGTACGatgtcacagagcagctttacagaaacttaTACATTCTTTACATTTAGAAATTTATCCTTAACGTGCAAGCCAGAGACAAATTTTACAAAAGAAACATTTGTAGCATGCATATAAGGGATGTGTATTTACTTTACAGAGACTATCCCGGGCAACACGAGGCTGAACATATAGCGTGATGGTTTTTCTGATTATATCATTCTTAAGTTTAATGATAGATATACACTACcgatcaaaagtttgtggacacgcgACTAGAATGTTTTTCATGATCTTAAaagccttttgatctgaaggtgtacgattaaatgtttgaaatgaacgttaTACCAATTTACACTGCTGAATTTTTCAGTGAATCTCTTCCAGGAATGCCAGTGTTCAGACTACACTCAGCACATGGGGTCTAAGCTTTGAGAACGAGCTGCTGAATCTGACTGGAAGAGTTCTTCCTGCTGAGAGGATCCTACAGGGAGCGAGAGCAGTAAGGTGGACcacagaacacagagaacataaCTGTACACGACACGTGTCGCACTCTTGCTGAgtagagtttgtgtgtgtgtgtgtgtgtgcgcgcgcagtaCGAGTACAACCCATGTGACGCGGATTGGTCTAAAGAGACGCGAGGTCTTCCTCTGATGACCAGCATGCCTCTGGAGATCTGGCTGCTGTCCCATACGCGCCATAACGCTGACGTCGCTCACTCACTGCTGCAGACCCTCAACAAAGTGCCCGTGGGCATCCACCTTCAGAGGCCGGGAATGTGAGCTAACACACTTGACCAGTGTTTAGAAATAAATTGTAGCCTGTGCCATTACTGCGTCCTGGGCTCCTTTTAAAATTCACTCCTCGTGAGCTTCATGAAAGGGACGCTAGTGTGTAGCACTGTTAATTTCAAATTATTAAAGCGGTCCTCGTCAATTAGGTAGTGCAGAACTTTGCTCTAATATTGTCCGTATTCAGCTGCAGTCCATCAGTTAGGTACAAACGTTTCAATGATCTCGGCAAATAAACGTGTTTTCCGAACTGCACGCTCTAAAATGAAGAGCTTCTCGAcagcttttctttcattcatagcGGAAGGCAGTGGTTACTGTGCgtagtgttttatttgaacCAGAGCCATGTTGAGCAAGGATCATGTCTTAATTGCAgcattaacactttttattctccctcacttcattttttttctgtgtgcagGATGGAGTACGATGATCGACAGGAGGCTCTGCTGAGAGCTCTGCAGCAGAGAGCGGTGCAACAGGTTCAGATGGTGGGTCTCACACACTGGGTAGAATAAAGTGTGACCATGTAGCTTGTTTAGGATTcaaatattaaagtattttaCTATGCTGAAAATGTTCAGGTTAGTATCCATACTTTTTCGGGGTTaaggtatagaaaatgtattgtattgctTAGAAAAAAACGTACATGTGATGaccattatattcattatttgacTGAATAAGTAATGCACTCGCTGTccattttattagaaacaccctCACATTCATGTAGTTATTCAATCATGGGGCAGCGGCACGATGCATAAAAAGAACCTGAGTTAACGTTCACGTCAATGCATAAAAAGTTACCGTTCACGTCAAGCATCACAATGGGTGAAAATTGTGATCTGTGACCTttactgtggcatggttgtttgtatcagatgggctggtttgagtatttcagaaattgctgatctcctgggcttttcacacagaacagtctgtagagtttactaagaatggtgcaaaaaacatgGAGAGAGCAACCAATGTGTGTGGATGGAAACGCCTTAttcctgaaatactcaaaccagcccatttggTACCAGTAACCATGCCGTGGTTGTTTGATGtacacattaactgaagctcttgacctgtaactgcatgattttatgcaatgtgctgctggcacatgattggctgattagataactgcctGAATGTGATATGATTGAAAGgactttgatttaaaaataaataaaataaaggggggggtagaagaaaaaacccacattaCTATGGGAAAATAATATAGATGGCACTAGTGCTGCACAATTAAtggaatatcgatcgcgattacgattttgacggccgacgattaaatgaacatgatcgactgcaatATTAACGTTAAAAGTTCGTCCTCCACTAATAGAAAACTCAGCcgcagatcaaatcaagtgctCCCTACACTtatagccaatcaccatagggaagcgcagggatgacgtcattttgtagtgccaaaacccagaaacggagttagcattttagccctcgagctgccacgttcgcttcgagctccagtGCTTTGCGtgaggagaaatcatgacattaacacgctataaggtgggtttaattcaaacttctttattaaaaaattcctcaccaatcataatcaagagtaacAACTGTtccgtctgtaaacatacagtgcaCTGCCGccctccttcactaactctaattcacttcatttaaactcacggttgccagatatcactagaaaagtcaactccagtttccatgttttaatttaatccccccaaaattttatcagcagacatggacactgtactggggaaccgatctaaaactgataaacaaaaataaaactactaaaatgtaaagaaagaaaatgtgcttagttataaataaatcattttatatatatatatatatatatatatatatatatatatataatatgtgtgtgtgtgtgtgtatatatatatatatatatatatatatatatatatatatatatatatatatatatatacatacatacatacatacatacatacatacatacatacatacatatgggggcacacggtggcttagtggttagcacgttttcctCACACCGTCAGGGTCGGGCTCAAGTCCCGTGGCCctgtgtttgtggagtttgcatgtgctcCCCTTGCTgcgggagtttcctccgggtactccggtttcctcccccagtccaaagacatgcatggtaggctgattggcgtgtctaaagtgtccgtagtgtatgaatggatgtgtgagtgtgtatgtgattgtgccctgcaatggacagTCCAGGGTGTagcccaccttgtgcccgatgctccctgggacaggctccaggttggATGGTtggagatatagatatatatatatatatatatatatatatatatatatatatatatatatatatatatatataacttcattaaatataaatgaaatgaaataatgtttaattactatgggttgcatttaatatcaatttgacattaagcttagttcgctatttcaTTGAAAGCTATTatcctttttcctaatatggatcacttttccacaatatggattttgtgttagtctacttttaattaggactctattgtttttaagatatctaaaaataaatattttatgtttgtttatttatcaattaaccaacagtatcattgctattattttaattcagttaacagtgtccatgagcagagagcttacatttaactgtttatgatagacttcctgattaaagtttaaataaaaaaagattggtatctggatcgtatcatctgtaaaaatcctgatcggagcatccctaatgaacaccattaaactaaagcgctctgcatctgacgggtaaatgaactcactcaatcacatcctatatgagattattcagatatctacacaatacacacagagcggttcgagaactgactccagcccagaaccaggagagtggaaatgtctaatagtgtagttttaaatatatttaagaggagcagacttcaaacactgaacattgaggtgtattttatttgtttacgaggtgaacaggttaacggttgttttgtgcatacagtctgtaaaatgaactgaaaatattagatttagtttatcagaaggtaaattaatgtgtcatggctcacactatgttccgaaattctgtcataattgaccagctcaagttttctcatgcctacttgtgtgttgtattgtggcatgagaaaacttaataaatgtgaaagtgcaataaaatgttatcactaaaatcactgaataatcgtgataatcgagatctcagtaTTAATCTAAAttatcgggattatcattttggccataatcatgcATCCCTACATGGCACTGATCCAGGACCTGATAGCAGCAAAAAAACGGTGGATCAGCTATCAGAGATAACAGAAATCACATCATATAACTGATGCATGTAAGAGACGTGACTGTTCTTTCACTAGGATTGAATTCGTTATATTCATACTTTATGTATGGGTTTCTGTATGAAAGTTTAATGGTAAAcgagtgcttcagttaaaataATGAGCGTTGTAGatcttaaagaaaacaatatcggATGGGTATCGGCTGTTACTCAAGCTTTCgattaaggaaaataaaagctaGGATCATGACACTTCTAGTAAATAAGTTAaatgaaactgtttttatttatttatttatttattaaattgaatgtttacGGATATTGttgtttgattttctttgttaaagtcGTTTCACCTTTTGTGATGTGACACACGCAGTGCAGTGCAACTGCTTCTATGTGATTTTTGTCACAGTATATCCTTTTATGGGTCTAAGCATATGGCATAAGATAATTTCAGATTAACAGCCTCAGTCTACAGATTACCATTACTTCTTGTTCTGAATCACTCACTTTAAATCATGTGTGTAAGGTGGTTGTGATCCTGTTAGCCAACCGTAAGGATAAATATGATTGCGTGAAGAAGTACCTGTGTGCGGACTGTCCCACTCCAAGCCAGTGTGTGGTGGCTCGCACCCTCAGCAGACCTCAGACCCTCATGACCATAGCCACAAAGATCTCCTTGCAGGTGAACTGCAAGATGGAAGGAGAGCTGTGGAGCGTCGAGATCCCGGTACGGTTCTGTTCTTCAAGCACTGGGAGTTTTTCAAGTAACTGAAATATATCCGGCATTGTGATTTCAACTACAACCAAAATCATCACTTAAAAGGATATCTGATCTTGTAACTGATCAACAGTGGCACCTCCTAACCCTGATGTTATTctattaaaacattgttttagtgACTTCTCCTGCTCTTTCAGTTGAAGCACCTGATGATGTTGGTATCGACTGATACCACGACAGTGCCGCAGGAAAGAGATCCATCGGTGCA contains:
- the LOC128630386 gene encoding piwi-like protein 1 isoform X2, which encodes MTESPRNRPKITRTRTENNNKTRRSLTDKMRTTFNIMKDLSTHTRLTPEQWENRLNRFINNMSRNASVQTTLSTWGLSFENELLNLTGRVLPAERILQGARAYEYNPCDADWSKETRGLPLMTSMPLEIWLLSHTRHNADVAHSLLQTLNKVPVGIHLQRPGMMEYDDRQEALLRALQQRAVQQVQMVVVILLANRKDKYDCVKKYLCADCPTPSQCVVARTLSRPQTLMTIATKISLQVNCKMEGELWSVEIPLKHLMMLVSTDTTTVPQERDPSVHWWPASTRACPAALKAYFKYNECLPSRIVVYRDGVGDGVLLSVVDYEVPQFTQSIKAMGPN
- the LOC128630386 gene encoding piwi-like protein 1 isoform X1, with amino-acid sequence MTESPRNRPKITRTRTENNNKTRRSLTDKMRTTFNIMKDLSTHTRLTPEQWENRLNRFINNMSRNASVQTTLSTWGLSFENELLNLTGRVLPAERILQGARAYEYNPCDADWSKETRGLPLMTSMPLEIWLLSHTRHNADVAHSLLQTLNKVPVGIHLQRPGMMEYDDRQEALLRALQQRAVQQVQMVVVILLANRKDKYDCVKKYLCADCPTPSQCVVARTLSRPQTLMTIATKISLQVNCKMEGELWSVEIPLKHLMMLVSTDTTTVPQERDPSVHWWPASTRACPAALKAYFKYNECLPSRIVVYRDGVGDGVLLSVVDYEVPQFTQSIKAMGEDYA